A section of the Clostridium sp. TW13 genome encodes:
- a CDS encoding GNAT family N-acetyltransferase, giving the protein MEFRKTDIMDINQVMNIIKQAQTYFKNQGIDQWQNNYPNTETIRKDIENNYSYVLIKEHNIVATAAISFDGEKTYNNIYDGQWITNEDYAVIHRIAVDSNYKGSGLSSEIIKNVEMLCLNRGIHSIKVDTHEENLSMQKMLKKNEFEYCGIIYLEDGSKRIAFEKKLD; this is encoded by the coding sequence ATGGAATTTAGAAAAACAGATATAATGGATATTAATCAGGTAATGAATATAATTAAACAAGCACAAACTTACTTTAAGAATCAAGGCATTGATCAATGGCAGAATAACTATCCAAATACTGAAACAATAAGAAAAGATATTGAAAATAATTATAGTTATGTGTTAATAAAAGAACACAATATTGTTGCTACTGCAGCGATTTCTTTTGACGGAGAAAAAACATACAATAATATCTATGATGGGCAATGGATTACTAATGAGGATTATGCAGTTATACATAGAATTGCAGTAGATAGTAACTATAAAGGCTCTGGATTATCATCTGAAATTATTAAAAATGTAGAAATGCTTTGCTTAAATAGAGGTATACATAGCATAAAGGTGGATACCCATGAAGAAAACTTATCTATGCAAAAGATGCTTAAGAAAAATGAATTTGAGTATTGTGGAATAATTTATTTAGAAGATGGAAGTAAAAGAATAGCCTTTGAGAAAAAACTAGATTAA
- a CDS encoding MarR family winged helix-turn-helix transcriptional regulator: MNELNSKNFRELIRMLERKLGLLNKQDSCCLEVSLAQCHALVEIGRAKNISLKDLANLINLDISTMSRTVDSLVKKDFVFRMTSETDRRSVDIKLTEKGLILFNDIESKMNDKFKSIFNQIALEDQITVFKGLNIIIDALEKNENSSEFCNGNSSTKCNNTKK, from the coding sequence TTGAACGAGCTTAACAGTAAAAATTTTAGAGAATTAATAAGAATGCTAGAAAGAAAACTTGGACTATTAAACAAACAGGACAGCTGCTGTTTAGAGGTTAGCCTAGCTCAATGCCATGCATTAGTTGAAATTGGGCGTGCTAAAAATATTTCATTAAAGGATTTGGCAAACTTAATAAACCTAGATATTAGCACCATGAGCAGAACTGTAGACAGTCTTGTAAAAAAAGATTTTGTATTTAGAATGACCTCTGAAACAGATAGGCGAAGTGTAGATATAAAGTTAACAGAAAAAGGATTGATTCTTTTCAATGATATTGAGAGTAAAATGAATGATAAATTCAAAAGTATTTTCAATCAAATAGCCTTAGAAGATCAGATAACTGTTTTCAAAGGATTAAATATCATTATTGATGCTCTTGAAAAAAATGAAAATTCATCTGAGTTTTGTAATGGAAATTCAAGCACAAAATGCAATAATACAAAGAAATAA
- the trmB gene encoding tRNA (guanosine(46)-N7)-methyltransferase TrmB, with amino-acid sequence MRLRKKPWARPELESVPFFITSPKDYKGKWQKAFNNDNPIYLELGCGKGHFVAVHGANHKDINYVAIDIKDEVLVLGKRNIEREFNKVGRKPEENVRLMAQEISLIEEVFDKDEISKIYINFCNPWPKKKHKKRRLTHGNLLKKYKGFLKKNSEIWFKTDDDELFRESQEYFTQNGFHIKYITYDLHESGFEYNVETEHERMFTEMGIKTKFLIAEYFE; translated from the coding sequence ATGAGATTAAGAAAGAAACCTTGGGCAAGACCAGAACTTGAATCAGTTCCATTTTTTATAACAAGTCCAAAGGATTATAAAGGAAAGTGGCAAAAGGCTTTTAATAATGATAATCCAATTTATCTTGAACTTGGTTGTGGGAAAGGACATTTTGTTGCAGTACATGGTGCTAATCACAAAGATATAAATTATGTGGCTATAGACATTAAGGATGAAGTTCTTGTTTTAGGCAAGAGAAATATAGAAAGAGAATTTAACAAGGTTGGTAGAAAACCAGAAGAAAATGTTAGACTTATGGCACAAGAAATTTCTTTAATTGAAGAAGTGTTCGATAAGGATGAGATTTCAAAGATATATATTAATTTTTGCAATCCTTGGCCAAAGAAGAAACACAAGAAGAGAAGACTTACTCATGGAAATCTATTAAAAAAATACAAAGGGTTCTTAAAGAAAAATAGTGAGATTTGGTTTAAAACAGATGATGACGAATTATTTAGAGAATCTCAAGAGTATTTTACTCAAAATGGATTTCATATAAAATACATAACTTATGATCTACATGAAAGTGGCTTTGAGTACAATGTAGAAACTGAACATGAAAGAATGTTCACTGAAATGGGCATTAAGACAAAATTCTTAATTGCTGAATACTTTGAATAA
- a CDS encoding PadR family transcriptional regulator: MNTLAYGLLGILANEPLSGYDLMLKMNLFWHTRHSHIYPLLAKLEKEGCVEFTLVEQSGKPDKKVYTLTQKGTEVVKEWLLQNTDAPINKDEMLLKAYCIHVLDEDSAKKLIKSREEMYYNKFLAYEKKIADFKEQHGEELKKTASPYFGRFVILNKVLADAKLGMEWCKWVYSFFEGDKSGSIFEKSSFF, translated from the coding sequence ATGAATACGTTAGCTTATGGACTTCTTGGAATTTTAGCAAATGAGCCACTTTCTGGTTATGATTTAATGTTAAAAATGAATTTATTTTGGCACACTAGGCATAGTCACATATATCCACTTCTTGCAAAGTTGGAGAAAGAAGGATGTGTTGAATTTACATTAGTTGAGCAATCAGGAAAACCTGATAAGAAGGTTTATACGTTGACACAAAAGGGAACTGAAGTTGTTAAAGAATGGTTACTACAGAATACAGACGCACCAATAAATAAAGATGAAATGTTGTTGAAGGCATATTGCATACATGTATTAGATGAGGATAGTGCCAAAAAGTTAATTAAGAGTAGAGAAGAAATGTATTATAATAAATTTCTTGCCTATGAGAAAAAGATAGCAGATTTTAAGGAGCAACATGGGGAGGAACTTAAGAAAACTGCTTCTCCTTACTTCGGAAGATTTGTTATATTAAATAAAGTATTAGCAGATGCTAAATTGGGAATGGAATGGTGTAAGTGGGTATATAGCTTTTTTGAAGGTGATAAATCAGGTAGCATTTTTGAAAAGAGTTCTTTTTTCTAG
- a CDS encoding asparaginase, which yields MKKVAVVFNGGTITMKIDERIQAAVPSLSSEEIMSMVTGIEGFAKVETFTFSTLPGPHMTPELMLDLSKYLKKLVDREDIAGVVVTHGTDTLEETAYLVDLTLDSEKPVVFTGAMRNGSELGYDGPSNLSAAICTAISEEAKNRGVLVCINGELNSAREITKANSMALNAFRTPNFGPIGIVDNNMVIFYRECVQKQFLDIDKIDSKVTLIKCTAGMDSDLLDYCVDKGQNGVVLEAFGRGNIPPYMVDSVQRAIEKGVCVVVVSRCFEGRVCDSYGYHGGGKELRNLGVIFGDNLPGQKARIKLIVALSKNKDKEKVRQFFEKGLYNI from the coding sequence ATGAAAAAAGTTGCAGTAGTATTTAATGGTGGAACGATAACAATGAAAATAGATGAAAGGATCCAAGCAGCTGTGCCTAGTTTAAGCAGTGAAGAAATCATGTCAATGGTAACAGGTATAGAAGGCTTTGCTAAAGTTGAAACCTTCACTTTCTCAACGCTGCCAGGACCACATATGACTCCAGAATTAATGCTTGATTTATCAAAGTATCTTAAGAAGTTAGTAGATAGAGAAGATATAGCAGGAGTAGTTGTAACTCATGGAACTGATACATTAGAAGAAACAGCTTACCTTGTAGATTTAACTTTAGATTCTGAAAAGCCAGTAGTATTTACAGGCGCAATGAGAAATGGATCTGAACTTGGGTATGATGGACCTTCAAATCTCTCAGCAGCAATATGTACAGCTATTTCAGAAGAGGCAAAAAACAGAGGGGTTTTAGTCTGCATCAACGGAGAATTAAATAGTGCAAGGGAAATTACGAAAGCTAACTCAATGGCTTTAAATGCATTTAGAACTCCAAACTTTGGTCCAATAGGTATAGTTGATAATAATATGGTTATTTTCTATAGAGAATGTGTACAAAAGCAGTTTCTAGACATTGATAAAATTGACTCAAAGGTTACTCTTATAAAATGTACTGCAGGAATGGATAGTGACTTATTAGATTATTGTGTAGATAAAGGTCAAAATGGAGTGGTATTAGAAGCCTTTGGTAGAGGAAATATTCCTCCATATATGGTGGACAGTGTTCAGAGGGCTATTGAAAAAGGAGTTTGTGTAGTAGTGGTTTCTCGTTGTTTTGAAGGAAGAGTTTGTGATTCTTACGGTTACCATGGTGGTGGAAAAGAATTAAGAAATTTAGGAGTAATATTTGGTGATAACTTACCAGGACAAAAGGCTAGAATAAAATTAATTGTAGCCTTAAGTAAAAATAAAGATAAAGAAAAGGTAAGACAATTTTTCGAGAAAGGCTTATATAATATTTAG
- the hcp gene encoding hydroxylamine reductase: protein MGMFCFQCQETAGCKGCTVKGVCGKTEDLANLQDLLVYVVKGLSDVAVRTEEAGIINAKVNKFVVESLFATITNANFDNSVFVTRVKEGLTLREAFINEGKEKNVDFSNLSEAALWTPSNDEEMLEKSTKVGVLATENEDIRSLRELIIYGVKGLCAYIKHSTHLGYDDDNIHKFMHKALAATLNDNVSADELVALTLETGKFGVDAMALLDKANTESYGNPEITKVNIGVRNNPAILISGHDLKDMEQLLKQTEGTGVDVYTHSEMLPANYYPAFKKYSHFVGNYGNAWWKQTSEFESFNGPILMTTNCLVPPKDSYKDRVYTTGVVGFKGLKHIATKEDGTKDFSEIIEHAKKCASPTEIEKGEIIGGFAHNQVIALADKVVDAVKTGAIKRFFVMAGCDGRAKSRDYYTEFAKALPQDTVILTAGCAKYKYNKLNLGDIGGIPRVLDAGQCNDSFSLVMIALKLKEVFELEDINELPISYNIAWYEQKAVIVLLALLHLGVKNIHLGPTLPAFLSPNVASILVETFGIGGITNVEDDMKMFLA from the coding sequence ATGGGAATGTTTTGTTTTCAATGTCAAGAAACAGCAGGATGTAAAGGCTGCACAGTTAAAGGGGTATGTGGAAAGACTGAAGATTTAGCTAATCTTCAAGATTTATTAGTATATGTGGTAAAGGGCTTAAGTGATGTAGCTGTTAGAACAGAGGAAGCTGGAATAATAAATGCAAAGGTAAATAAATTTGTAGTTGAAAGTTTATTTGCAACAATTACAAATGCTAACTTTGATAATTCAGTTTTTGTTACAAGAGTAAAAGAAGGACTTACATTAAGAGAAGCGTTTATAAACGAAGGGAAAGAAAAGAATGTTGATTTCAGTAATCTTTCAGAAGCAGCATTATGGACACCAAGCAATGATGAAGAGATGCTTGAAAAAAGCACCAAGGTTGGAGTTCTTGCTACTGAAAATGAAGATATAAGAAGTCTAAGAGAACTTATTATATACGGAGTAAAAGGTTTATGTGCATATATTAAACATTCAACTCATCTAGGATATGATGATGATAATATACACAAATTTATGCATAAAGCACTTGCAGCAACATTAAATGATAATGTATCAGCTGATGAATTAGTTGCATTAACTTTAGAAACAGGTAAGTTTGGTGTAGATGCAATGGCATTACTTGACAAAGCTAATACTGAATCTTATGGAAATCCTGAAATAACTAAAGTTAACATAGGAGTTAGAAACAATCCAGCTATCTTAATAAGTGGACATGACTTAAAGGATATGGAACAATTATTAAAACAAACTGAAGGAACAGGAGTAGATGTATATACTCACTCAGAAATGTTACCAGCTAACTACTATCCAGCATTTAAAAAGTATTCACACTTTGTAGGAAACTACGGAAATGCATGGTGGAAGCAAACTTCAGAATTTGAAAGTTTCAATGGACCTATATTAATGACTACAAATTGTTTAGTACCACCAAAGGATTCATATAAAGATAGAGTTTACACTACAGGGGTTGTAGGTTTCAAGGGATTAAAGCACATAGCAACTAAAGAAGATGGAACTAAAGATTTTTCTGAAATTATTGAACATGCAAAGAAATGTGCTTCTCCAACAGAAATAGAAAAAGGAGAAATCATAGGAGGATTTGCACATAATCAAGTTATTGCGCTTGCTGATAAGGTTGTAGATGCTGTTAAGACTGGAGCTATAAAGAGATTCTTTGTAATGGCTGGTTGTGATGGAAGAGCTAAGTCAAGAGATTATTATACTGAATTTGCTAAGGCTCTACCACAAGATACAGTTATATTAACTGCAGGTTGTGCAAAATATAAATACAACAAGTTAAACTTAGGTGACATTGGAGGAATTCCAAGAGTATTAGATGCAGGACAATGTAACGATTCATTCTCTTTAGTTATGATTGCCTTAAAGTTAAAAGAAGTATTTGAGTTAGAAGATATTAATGAATTACCAATAAGCTACAATATAGCATGGTATGAACAAAAAGCAGTTATTGTATTATTAGCATTATTACATTTAGGCGTTAAGAACATTCACTTAGGACCAACTTTACCAGCATTTTTATCACCAAATGTAGCTAGTATATTAGTTGAAACATTCGGAATTGGTGGCATCACTAATGTTGAAGATGATATGAAGATGTTTTTAGCATAA
- a CDS encoding MDR family MFS transporter has protein sequence MEAMKTTRPIPKINTKAIIGVLVLSAFIATFNETILNVALSSLMKEMNVTAVTIQWLITGYMIVTSVMVPVTAFLIQSFETKQLYLGAMTLLLIGTICAACSGSFPMLLISRMLQASGTGMMIPLMMNTVLMVTSPQNRGSAMAVCVCAISLGPALGPTVSGIILQSFSWHALFIMLAPIICFAMILGYIFLINVSTLTKPKIDILSIILSTLGIGAVIYGISSLSGDGNKMTIGIIFIIGLLALIIFSKRQLSLKQPMLEIRIFKYPIFSIGVILVMISMMTMFTMNVMLPMYLQGSLKVSTFVAAIALLPASLANGFITPIGGKIYDKFGVKVLIPVGFIIILIPLAMLSRSTCNTSLITVIISYIVVCIGVGLTMSPCQTNSLTQLPKKDYPHGVAIVNTFQQISAALGSSLFIGIMSASQLKAMNNLASEKVAVATGFSSATSVSAAIVLVGLCLSFTLRFNKNQIKSKQ, from the coding sequence ATGGAAGCAATGAAAACAACAAGACCAATACCTAAAATTAATACTAAAGCAATAATTGGAGTATTAGTACTAAGTGCATTTATAGCAACATTTAATGAAACTATTCTTAATGTTGCGTTATCTTCACTAATGAAAGAAATGAATGTTACAGCAGTTACCATTCAATGGTTGATAACAGGATATATGATAGTAACATCTGTAATGGTTCCAGTTACAGCTTTTTTAATACAATCTTTTGAAACAAAACAACTATATTTAGGAGCTATGACTTTATTGTTAATTGGAACTATATGTGCAGCATGTTCAGGATCATTTCCAATGTTACTTATTTCGAGAATGCTACAAGCTTCGGGTACTGGTATGATGATTCCACTTATGATGAATACTGTTTTAATGGTAACATCACCACAAAATCGTGGCTCAGCAATGGCAGTATGTGTTTGTGCAATTTCTCTAGGACCAGCCCTTGGACCAACAGTTTCAGGAATTATTTTGCAAAGTTTTAGCTGGCATGCATTATTTATAATGTTAGCTCCTATAATATGCTTTGCAATGATTTTGGGATACATATTTTTAATAAATGTATCAACGCTTACAAAACCTAAAATTGATATTTTATCAATAATATTATCAACTTTGGGAATTGGAGCAGTTATATATGGTATTAGTAGTTTAAGTGGCGATGGAAACAAAATGACTATTGGAATAATATTTATTATAGGACTATTGGCTTTAATTATATTTAGTAAAAGGCAATTATCATTAAAACAACCAATGCTTGAAATAAGAATTTTTAAGTACCCTATATTCTCTATAGGGGTAATACTTGTAATGATTTCTATGATGACAATGTTCACTATGAATGTAATGTTACCAATGTATCTTCAAGGATCACTAAAAGTTTCTACTTTTGTTGCAGCAATAGCATTATTACCAGCATCACTTGCTAACGGGTTTATAACTCCAATAGGAGGTAAAATATACGATAAATTTGGGGTGAAGGTACTTATTCCAGTTGGATTTATTATAATTTTAATTCCGTTGGCTATGCTATCAAGATCAACTTGTAATACATCATTAATCACTGTGATAATATCATATATAGTAGTGTGTATTGGTGTTGGTCTTACTATGTCACCTTGTCAAACTAATTCTCTTACGCAATTGCCAAAGAAGGATTACCCTCATGGTGTGGCTATAGTAAATACTTTTCAGCAAATATCAGCTGCTCTAGGCTCATCTTTATTTATAGGAATAATGTCAGCATCACAATTAAAAGCTATGAACAATTTAGCATCAGAAAAAGTTGCAGTGGCTACTGGATTCAGTTCAGCTACATCAGTTTCTGCAGCTATAGTTTTAGTTGGACTTTGTTTATCTTTTACATTGAGATTTAATAAGAATCAGATAAAAAGTAAGCAATAA
- a CDS encoding DHA2 family efflux MFS transporter permease subunit produces MKTKEKQELYFWSVMISLFFGVFLGTFNISAVNVALPTFIKEFNTSLDSVKWILTGFMLATGTACPLTGYLGGKFSYKKLYLFAIIGFTVSSILCAFSFSISLLITFRIIQGMFSGLIIPSTMTILYQVIPRERQAFAASLWSMASMLAPAIAPTLSGWLIQNFNWRAIFIINVPVGIIAILMIFHYVPQDHPSTSHSFDFIGLTTVVTLSISLLIAFSEGSKWGWTSIMTLGLFVLGIISLILFIMTELKKKSPALDIRVFKYNKYTFSVIALSIVTISLYAGTLLTPLFLQNIQHLSALDSGLILLLPSLAMALMMPIVGTLYNKIDSRIIIAIGISLLALGSFKVANLNLNTPHSYIILWMTVRYIGISFSTMPITNTGMSIIPKNISGHASSVNNWIRQVSSALAIGIFSSLLITRTKYHESALAQINLPNNLIHAKAYTSGINDLFFISTIIALIALPLCLALKKTSKIEELNSKQAA; encoded by the coding sequence ATGAAAACAAAAGAAAAACAAGAGCTATACTTTTGGTCGGTTATGATTTCATTATTTTTTGGTGTATTCTTAGGGACATTTAATATCAGTGCTGTAAATGTTGCTCTGCCAACATTTATCAAAGAATTTAACACAAGTTTAGATTCTGTAAAATGGATTCTTACCGGATTTATGCTTGCAACTGGCACAGCCTGCCCCCTAACTGGTTATTTGGGTGGAAAGTTTAGTTATAAAAAATTATACTTGTTTGCTATTATTGGTTTTACTGTATCATCAATTTTGTGTGCGTTTTCCTTTAGTATCTCTTTACTTATTACTTTTAGAATTATCCAAGGAATGTTCAGTGGACTAATAATTCCATCAACCATGACTATTTTATATCAAGTGATTCCGAGAGAAAGACAAGCCTTTGCTGCAAGTCTATGGAGTATGGCATCAATGCTTGCCCCTGCCATTGCCCCAACATTAAGTGGATGGTTAATTCAAAATTTTAATTGGAGAGCTATTTTTATTATCAATGTTCCTGTTGGAATCATAGCTATATTAATGATTTTTCACTATGTACCTCAAGACCATCCTTCAACCTCACACTCTTTTGATTTTATTGGCCTTACAACAGTTGTAACATTAAGCATATCATTATTAATAGCTTTTAGTGAAGGTTCAAAGTGGGGTTGGACTTCAATAATGACACTTGGATTATTTGTTTTAGGAATTATTTCGTTAATTCTATTTATAATGACAGAACTAAAAAAGAAATCACCTGCATTAGATATACGAGTTTTTAAATATAACAAATATACCTTCAGCGTTATTGCATTAAGCATCGTCACAATAAGTTTATATGCTGGAACCCTATTAACTCCTCTTTTTCTACAAAACATTCAACATCTTTCTGCACTAGATTCAGGACTGATTTTATTATTACCATCCTTAGCCATGGCTCTTATGATGCCTATAGTTGGGACTTTATACAATAAAATTGATTCCCGAATAATAATTGCAATTGGAATCTCCCTTTTAGCTTTAGGTTCATTTAAAGTTGCAAATTTAAATTTAAATACTCCACATTCATACATTATCTTATGGATGACAGTTAGATACATAGGCATATCTTTTTCAACTATGCCAATAACAAATACAGGCATGTCAATTATACCTAAAAATATATCTGGACATGCATCTTCAGTTAATAACTGGATTCGTCAGGTTTCAAGTGCATTAGCAATAGGTATTTTTAGTTCGTTACTTATAACACGTACAAAATATCACGAATCAGCTTTAGCACAGATTAATTTACCTAATAATTTAATTCATGCAAAAGCGTATACTTCTGGAATAAATGATTTATTTTTTATTTCTACAATTATAGCTTTAATTGCCTTACCTCTTTGCTTAGCACTAAAGAAAACATCTAAAATAGAAGAACTCAATTCGAAACAAGCCGCTTAA
- a CDS encoding TetR/AcrR family transcriptional regulator: MSNKANTKEKFIETASRLFEAKGYNATGLNEILNESGAPKGSLYYHFPKGKEELALESVNLAGQKIRNNIINNLSTIKNPVEAIMNNIEEMAVIIDKEQRTRDLSISLIALETYMSSEVLRKACEDIFYSIEEVYVKKLIEFGINRERAEELGIVIFAMVEGGITLSLTKKNGDSLRSIARQIPLLIKI, encoded by the coding sequence ATGAGTAATAAAGCAAATACAAAAGAGAAATTTATAGAAACAGCATCTAGACTTTTTGAAGCTAAGGGATATAATGCTACAGGATTAAATGAAATATTAAATGAAAGTGGTGCACCAAAAGGATCATTATATTATCATTTTCCTAAAGGTAAAGAGGAGCTGGCTTTAGAATCTGTAAATTTGGCAGGACAAAAAATAAGAAATAATATAATTAATAACTTAAGTACTATTAAGAATCCTGTTGAAGCAATTATGAATAATATAGAAGAAATGGCAGTCATAATTGATAAAGAGCAGAGAACTAGGGATCTTTCTATAAGTTTAATTGCGCTAGAAACATATATGAGCAGTGAAGTTTTAAGAAAAGCTTGCGAAGATATTTTTTATTCTATTGAAGAAGTGTATGTTAAAAAATTAATTGAATTTGGCATTAATAGAGAAAGAGCAGAGGAACTAGGTATTGTAATTTTTGCAATGGTTGAAGGTGGAATTACTTTGTCACTTACAAAGAAGAATGGTGATTCCCTTAGATCAATTGCAAGGCAAATACCTTTGCTAATTAAGATATAA